From the Bdellovibrio reynosensis genome, one window contains:
- a CDS encoding Rossmann-fold NAD(P)-binding domain-containing protein produces MNYQKIWGIVGLGWLGQSLSENLNSHGVKTWGTHRADFDWRIHDFPKRACDVLFLNTPPLADISPEDFVAKIPAREQIIFISSISVYGDQSGILTESTLPLPRTASGKWLATVEQLLIKKFPEEIIIIRPGGLIGGNRHPAFHLSKSQSPVSADTPVNLIHREDLINIICTVSESSKPPLTINAVAPAHPRKEDYYGELAKKLGLAPIHFIKTNEPHKIIESDYLLELYPDWVYPNLNGDFALS; encoded by the coding sequence ATGAATTACCAGAAAATATGGGGAATAGTGGGCTTAGGCTGGCTCGGGCAATCTCTATCCGAGAACCTAAATTCCCACGGAGTAAAAACCTGGGGAACTCACCGCGCGGACTTTGACTGGCGGATTCATGATTTTCCGAAGCGAGCTTGCGACGTTTTATTCTTAAATACACCACCTTTGGCTGATATTTCTCCGGAAGATTTTGTCGCAAAAATTCCTGCGCGCGAGCAGATCATCTTCATTAGCTCTATTTCCGTATATGGAGATCAAAGCGGCATTCTAACTGAGAGCACTCTACCGCTCCCGAGAACTGCTAGCGGAAAATGGCTTGCAACCGTCGAACAACTTTTAATAAAAAAATTTCCGGAAGAAATAATCATCATTAGACCGGGCGGACTTATCGGTGGAAATCGTCATCCTGCTTTTCATCTTTCAAAAAGCCAATCGCCCGTTAGCGCTGATACACCCGTTAACTTAATTCATCGCGAAGATCTTATTAATATTATTTGCACGGTTTCAGAATCCTCTAAACCTCCACTAACCATCAATGCCGTAGCACCAGCTCACCCTAGGAAAGAAGATTATTACGGTGAATTGGCGAAGAAATTAGGATTAGCCCCCATTCACTTTATCAAGACCAATGAGCCCCATAAAATTATAGAGTCTGACTATTTGCTAGAGCTTTACCCTGATTGGGTTTACCCTAACCT